Genomic window (Culex pipiens pallens isolate TS chromosome 3, TS_CPP_V2, whole genome shotgun sequence):
agcgctggaagaaaaaagaactaagctgaaaatagaaaaatgggcgtggcccagtGCATTCTCGTcagattagaatacatttgggaaatttttttttttaaatgcttgtaaaatgaATAGAATGACTTTTAGtataagtgaaaataaacagaaatgttcacaaaaagttgctcaactcgtggtgtacttggttttattaaatttcatggaacactccagattatccagcatcattcaaacacgaccgtttataaggcttaaaatgggtatattaaccctacgtatgaaaacttaaagatttgtaaacttgaaattttgaagatagGAAGATTTGAAGTAATCCGTGCCTAAATCTGGAAAACTCAAATACTAGCAGTATTAAAATGTAATAATTTAAATAGAACTCAAAATGTTCATGAATGCTCTTTTACTagcaaataaacaatttttaattgacCAACCCTTCCATTCTCTCACTGTTTACAAACAGTTCCGCCTAGGGCGGAGAACGTAACCCAAGTCATAACCCCTAGACAAAAACAAGTCTCGTTGGCTTAGGGTTTAACGATCACACGCAGATCGCACGCCCCAGGGGCTGAGGGCCAAAGATAAAGCGATTCTTGTTGGCCTCTCCCTCATCCTCCACCTAGCAAGTCTTGAGAGCCACAATGTCTGCGATCGCGCCAGTTCTTTGTCTGCGGAGTAGGGGGTTTCTCTCGTTCTTTCTAAAGTATAGTGTACCAGTAAAAGTATGCTCAACCTCAGTGTAGAAAATGTTAATGTCTGACCCTGAAAGCATAACCAGAGCCAGAGTTCGTGCGGAGGTTTTGGTTTGGTTGTGCTGGCTGGTTGATATTGGCACAACTTGGAAGGGGGTTCTTAATATATAGTAATTTTTACGATGATATATTTGGATAATATTGGAGAGGTAATTTTGAAGACTTTATATTGTTAAAACATTTGGAAACATTAAAGACTTTGGTTATTAAATAGGCTAAAAATTGTATTATTAAGATaactttcaagaatttaaatttatttgagcaCCCCTGCAGCTAAAAGCTTCCGCCACAGAGTTGGTAGTCAGTGTTGTGGCACAAGAAATGCTCTGTTCTGTCTGTTTATGACCACAAACACGCGGCTCACTTGCCAACGAGTAACGAGGGGGAAGATGACCATAGTGATCTCTGGCCAAGATACCAAGCCACCCCAAGGTCGTCAAGCAAAGCGTAGTGTGTACTGTACAGACAAAAGGAAGTCGTCGGACCAAGGCGTAAATTATGATCCCCCTCCTTATTTGAAGACGCGCACAATGCACCTGATTTCAATATTAATTCTTTGTTTTTTCCTCTTTTTCAGAACACCAACAGCACCAACTAGTAGCGTGTCCAACTAGAACTTCCTTATTTGAGGCAGTCGGACGCGGGCCCGACGCCGCAAACTCATCCAGGGTGGAGAGAAAACTGAAGAGCGGCAAGATGGCCAGCACGGGCGATATCTGGCTGCAGTGGTTCTCGTGCTGTTTCCACCAGCCGCAGAGCCCGCGGCGAAGGCGCCACCACCAGCGGCTGCGGATAGACCGGTCTATGATCGGCAACCCCACCAACTTTGTGCACAcaggttagtttaaaaaaaaaggggaTAGAGCAATTCTTCACGACAACCAGCttagctgaaactttttggctATCCTATAATCAAAGaaggcattttgcatcatacAAGTATCCATAAaatgttggcagctgtccatactaaAATGGGTTTTAGatattcgaaaatatgtttcttgagaagggattttctgatcgattttgtttcttagggaaaatagtagtttaggcaacaagttgcaaaaagaggattttttcagcacgagtcatacatttatccaacgaggttcaccgaggtcgtaaagtagaacttttcagcatttattttgaaaagcgttGCTAATTGATCTGTTATTtttgtacagaaaagtaggctatttcgtcgttcaagaatgacagggaaagtaagtagtttcacgacggaattgcaaaaaagcatcttttgattcttttgaaccATATGAAggatatgaaattttatttttcagtattGAAAATCTACCTAAAAAATTCCGAGATATCACGAGTGGAATAATGATGGCTAGTTCGATAACATAGGATAACAccaagaaattttaattttacacaaaatttaaacttatggAGGCTGTATTCAGCAATCAGCAATGTCCAAAACCAAGAAAAtcgtaggaaattttctcagcttttcaataatatttttgctgGGTTGCTTTCCCTTGAAGTTTTTTAactctctacaacccaaccccgcctctaggtgGACTTCAAcataaaaattcgccaaaaaatatttattcaaccattttttgatctttaaaaagcattggaaataagaactcttaaatttaagaaaattttagggttggaagtgtgagttgttttatatgactttgccaatgttaaaaaaaatggggtaaatttggctgtgttttttactaatacTTTCTTTATtatatgtaaaaataagtatgcagtatttttggATTGTCGCAAAATATGCCTGtaagcatttttaaacaatataaatGAAAATGGTTTCATTCTagaataaaaatgtgaaaatatgcaaaaaatcaaaaagtggctgtaaaaaacatgaaaaaattaaaaagacaaaAGGATGATAAGCGTTAGTATAAGCCACATAAAAACAGAAACAAGCATTAACTAAACAAGATTAATGCAAAtataaatacctaaaaatataacaagaaaagcataaaacaagagaagtaaagattttcgtagaacaaaaattgctcaaaatgacctcctgaacaacggaaaaataaaaaaaagaacaaaaaatttgggcagtagacagttaaataaaaaaaaatacaattatgtTGAAAAACTTGCCTAATAATGCCTATAACTTAAAacgattaaaaatttgattttgcatctaaaaatgatttttgaaattttgtttgaaaaattatcgattttaagTACAGtatttgttcggtaactgggtgttgtttaactgggctgctttttggCTGGGTGCCCGATAACTGGACTGTAGTCCAGTTAAAAAGAagccaaacgtcaaaaaacaaaaacaaggcaaaaagaTTCAGGGGTCAGTGGatgcaaaaatctattttaccaACTTAATATTCCttatatgtttttgtttttttgttgtgaaatTGTATCtcgcattcaaataaaatttagagCAAATGTTCTAGTAATAGTTATAAGTtacttttattttcatattttgaacaGCATTCGGTAATTGTGCCATTAGGGTacaataacaaaatcgatttcccagcacagcaatttttcaattccttttggggtcctaaacaacttaCTAAAGTTTTGAAACGATTGATTAAGTCCGCACTTTGCCATGCAAATTTTTAtgggaaaataatttttttttatttgatatttaaaaaatccacgtttcacgctataatAAAACCGGACTCATAATGGGATGCTCttaaaggtgctctacaactttcccgaagagggTATGAAGCTAACTTGTTCttgatacagcgtcctcaaatcTCATCAAAACGTGATATTCGAACAACTACACATTTCAGACCAGTTTTGGAAacgcttttcctttttttaggagcaagttagcgcCATTTTCTCTTCGGGAAAGCTGTAGCGCACATTCCAAAGcaaccgaatatgaatccgttTTTAGTATAGCGcgaaacgtggatttttgaaaaaaaaaaacaagatccaaaaaaaaaatttccccatACTAATTTTCATACGCTTTGCCCAAAGTgtggacttaaccaatcgttccaAAGCTTtagttgttgagttgtttaggaccccaaaaggaaatGAAAAGtagctgtgctcactaaatttggacagcTTTACTGGGCCATGCTCTCAGCCCAGTattttccgtgtaccatttttggtgaaaaaaaaaacgaatcccTTCTCAAGCTAAAATTTTTCGAGTATTCAGATTCCTATTTTGTGTAACCAGTCCGCAATTtcttaaaatacatattttctagtttttgaaacaaaaatttaggacaaaaattcgcaacattggatttttggaaaaaaatgtttaccaaaacatttttgattacagtttttaatataaattgaatttgcaatcctAAAGTGCTTTAAAGAATGTTTTATACCATGAACCGTTTTCGAGATATGGACACTTatagtttgattttaactaaaaaattacagtttctcgttatttttaaatagcaacaatttctgaaaacaaaaaaaaatccaagggttggttcagaaaatttcctgaatttcgtctaagaaacatttCAGTTTGGACCTCGTGttacagcggataaaagaaaaatcaaacaggaaaatttaaattttctaaatttggtgCTTTTTTTCCAGCAACtataatggtccaattttcaatgctgaaaatttaaacttttctgaaattttctggtttctttgtccactaaaacatgtagaaaaatataaaatataacaaCGGAttgaggaaatttaattttcgtgacagattttttaatatcaacGTATCAAACgtatcaaaattgtatgggtacttggatgggtgaaccaattaatcaaaattgcttctttatccaggtttttaagcgaagatggcgttcgaatattgaacgcccgaaatgtcaaaatcgcgcagtagcaccaacattagaaaaaaaaaatgcggctgtcatgccatggcacacttttttcgtaatgttggtaccactgcgtgattttgacattttgggcgttcaccattcgaacgccattttcgcttaaaaacctggatagaaaTGCACAAAATAGGCCgaatttgtagagaattgctcatagtaGCCCGGGCAGGTGGGAATAACAAAACGGaggtcatttcaataacaagccCTGTTAAAATATctgatttttcctaaaaaaaaccaCTTAGTCTAACAATTGTTATTGAACAGatcttagggagcgttcttttattacgtaacgcaaaaaatcggattttagaccccctctcccaaaattttcatacaaatttaaaaaaaaaatgtatggagcgtaacacggcctccgacctcccctccccccaactgcgttacgtaataaaagaacgctcctttATGAGAGAGTAAGACAATAACAACTCAAAGTATCAACTATGGAAAATCATTCAATCATTGATCGCTTTATTCATttacaaatgagcaattctctacaaaaccggccgatttcgaccatttttattttttgtatttttttatttggctcaaactttgtgggggccttccccatgaccaaagaagccattttgcatcattagtttgtccatataaatttccatacaaatttggcagctgttcatacaaaaatggtacgtaaatattcgaaaatccgtaacttttgaaggaattttttgatcaatttggtgtcttcggcaaagttgtaggtattgttaaggactatttagaaaaaaataggtacacggaaaaaaaaatttcccgatttttttattaacttttttttcacaaaaactcaaattcccaaaatacgtattttttgattttcgagattttttgatatgttttaggggacaaaaatccgcaacttttgagctatagagaaacatggtcaaaaaatctgccgccgagttatgattttttgaaaaactggtaatttttggaaaaatataaatttcatacataaaatttttttgacctcatttttttatgcaaaattgaatttgcaatcgaaaattactttacagattttttgataaagggccccgttttcaagttatagccaccgaaagtttgatttcagcgaaatatttgcagtttttcgatttttaaaaatagtgattatgagtgaccatttctgaaaatattttttttgaaaagttcagaaaatttgctataaaattgtctaagagacattgaagattggacctctggttgttgagatacagcggcttaaagaaaaagaaacacgaaaattgaagttttctaagtctcacccaaacagcccaccattttctaatgacgatatctcagcaattaatggttcaatcacagagtaatccagaggaCGCAGTCCGAACAAATGTCATCGAATTTTGTGGCTGCGTtacggttgttgttgttggatctACCTATAAGGGTAGCAGGCGTTATGTTTCTGAACGGATATTTGAATTGAATCTAGTAGCcaagaattaaaaataattgccTGTCAAACTGACTTTTgtttcgttttgaaaaaaaaatctttgacgggccgatcatgatttttttttttgatttgatgaagGAGATAATCCGCCCGGCAAACTGACCTCGTCTCGGGGCCGGAAAGTCGGCTTTAAAGAAATGTCATGTTTTGCTGAGGGAGGAAATCAGCCAGGCTCGGATTGCGAagaaatgtttatgtttttttcaatatgtttggCATATGTTTGAATATAATAAGGCAAATATAATTTTAAGCGGCTATACATTTAATTGATATAATGGGAATTgtttcttattttcaaatgaaaaccaAACGGAGGAAGTATAAAATACGCGGGACATGTTTCTTTGGGAGCTGCGGGGTTTTGATAGCAAGAAAACTGTTTAAATCACCACCTCCCCCCTCCAAGGCCGGGAACACAAGTGCAATGTATCACAAATCAATAGAATTCGGAACTTCGAGCGATGGCACTTTTGAGAGTCAATTCACAACTCTGGTCATTAAAAGTAAGCCAATACCTACTCGGAATTAACGTCTCGGTAGCTTTTCAATCAAGCAATTAATCAGCCACTGGCGACGTACGCAAACTTGTGCAAGCCAACTTTCCCATCTGCAAGACGTTAAGACGCCCTGCGGCTCGGTAAACGCCTTATCGAATATTTAACGGAAAAACTGATAACAGTTCGAAAGCAacctaaaaattatgaattttcaactGATTGAGTCGGATTGagtaatgttttaaatttctgaCAAGTAAAACTGTCATTGAAAAAACGTAACGCCTCTGAAAATCCAGTGAACTAAGATAGCAAAGAAATAGCTTCTCATGCTAAGTTTTTCCTGAAGGGGGGATGTACCACGATGTACCGCGTAACGCAACCATAAATTAAATGCCAGTGCTccctctggattactctgtggttcaattttcaatgttgatacatgaaacattcgtgaaattttccgatcttttcgaaaaaaatattttgaaaaaaattaaatcaagactaacattttaaaagggccaaacattgaatattatgcccatttaaaatgttagacttgatttaatttttttcaaaatatttttttcgaagagatcggaaaatttcacgaatgtttcatgtattaacattgaaaattgaaccattaattgctgagatatcgtcattagaaaatggtgggctgtttgggtgagacttagaaaacttcaattttcgtgtttctttttctttaagccgctgtatctcaacaaccagaggtccaatcttcaatgtctcttagacaattttatagcaaattttctgaacttttcaaaaaaaaaatttttagaaatggtcactcatggtcactatttttaaaaatcgcaaaactgcaaatatttcgctgaaatcaaactttcggtggctatatcttgaaaacggggccctttatcaaaaaatctgtaaagtaattttcgattgcaaattcaattttgcataaaaaaatgaggtcaaaaaaattgtatgtatgaaatttcgattttttccaaaaatcaccagtttttcaaaaaatcataactcggcggcagattttttgaccatgtttctctatagctcaaaagttgcgaatttttgtcccctaaaacatatcaaaaaatctcgaaaatcaaaaaatacgtattttgggaatttgagtttttgtgaaaaaaaagttaataaaaaaatcgggaaatttttttttccgtgtacctatttttttctaaatagtcctcaacaatacctataactttgccgaagacaccaaattgatcaaaaaattccttcaaaagttacagattttcgaatatttacgtaccatttttgtatgaacagctgccaaatttgtatggaaatttatatggacaaactaatgatgcaaaatggcttctttggtcatagggaaggcccccacaaagtttgagccaaatcaaaaaatacaaataaaatccatttccggttttggtagagaattgctcaaatcgaGTAAACCGTCAGCCAATGTTTACTGATTTCATTCAGCATTTCAATGTATGTTATATTTAATTGGAACCTAGCAATAATATTTAATTAGCTTGTAATAagaaatcaatatcaaaatcatttatttactaGCGCAAAAATTTATCTCACCAATTCCAAATTGAGTTACCGGGAACAATTTTTTCTTTGttaattttctgtaaaattattttttgtttttaacagcTAATCTGggtgttttaaattattaatttaattttattatttttttaattattaaattattaaaacttttaataacaagttctgacctgccaataACAGAACTTGAACTTTTCCAGTTATTTCTACCTgcttgagataaaaaaaaaaacaaaaatgctcGACTGCCGGTGTTCCATCAGCCTTATTTTTTCTACTGACAATAGCTCGGCAACTATCGATTTGATTCTTGATGTTCAGAAATGAAATCCACGCTCTatacaacaaatattttttgtatggacaattgtctatAAGGGAGGTGAGGCTGAGACTACACTCaatccccggtggttggtcactttttcgattgacacttttttagtttgtaccccgttggttggtcaaagtcaaactaaaaagtgtcaaaagatacgtttggtagtgtgtgtgaactccgtgtaaaaggggtgtcaaactaaaaagtgaccccgttcgtttgacaacagttgcactatgggccatccctatacaaacaggcggccaaattttttttttgctttttaaatgtttttttcatacaaatttgggtaaatgtatggtattgaaatgggggtctcgtggcgcaggggtagcggcttcggctgccgatcccgatgatgctatgagacgcgggttcgattcccgccttatccactgagcttctatcggatggtgaagtaaaacgtcggtcccggtttctcctgtctcgtcagaggcgctggagcagaaatcccacgttagaggaaggccatgccccggggggcgtagtgccaatagtttcgtttttttcatggtattgaaatggtatgcgtcgatttttatgacttttcatgtttttcaatagttaattgtttataataaatagtattttcatacatttgcaagttcaacagaattgcgtatatattgtattgcaagtttatattattaaattatggataagcta
Coding sequences:
- the LOC120413939 gene encoding CDC42 small effector protein homolog is translated as MASTGDIWLQWFSCCFHQPQSPRRRRHHQRLRIDRSMIGNPTNFVHTGHIGSNDVELTTNHLSAIQNQMQSKGGYEMNSLRLQAC